Part of the Oncorhynchus nerka isolate Pitt River unplaced genomic scaffold, Oner_Uvic_2.0 unplaced_scaffold_5359, whole genome shotgun sequence genome, acatacatacacacatacatacatacacacatacatacatacatacatacatacatacatacatacatacatacatacatacatacatacataacatacataacatacataacatacatacatacataacatacatacatacatacatacatacatacatacatacatacatacataacatacatacataacatacataacatacatacatacataacatacatacatacacacatacatacatacatacatacatacatacatacatacatacatacatacatacataacatacatacataacatacataacatacatacatacatacataacatacataacatacatacatacatacataacatacataacatacatacatacataacatacataacatacatacatacataacatacataacatacatacatacatacatacatacatacatacataacatacataacatacatacatacatacatacatacataacatacataacatacataacatacatacatacataacatacatacatacatacatacataacatacataacatacataacatacatacatacatacatacatacatacataacatacatacatacatacatacatacataacatacatacatacatacatacatacataacatacataacatacataacatacatacatacatacatacatacatacataacatacatacatacataacatacatacataacatacatacatacatacatacatacatacatacataacatacatacatacatacatacatacatacataacatacataacatacataacatacatacatacatacataacatacataacatacataacatacatacatacatacatacataacatacataacatacatacatacatacatacatacataacatacataacatacataacatacatacatacatacatacacacatacatacatacatacatacatacatacatacatacataacatacatacatacatacatacatacatacatacataacatacataacatacatacatacatacatacatacatacatacatacatacacacacacacacacacacacacacacacacacacacacacacacacacacatacatacatacaaacacacatgtaTGTTGAAAAGACTTacatacactgactgtacaaaacattaggaacacctgctctgtccatgacaaactgaccaggtgaatccaggtgaaagccctTATTGATtcaatcccttattgatgtcacttgttaaatccacttcaatcagtgtagatgaaggtgaggagacgggttaaagaaggatttttaaaccttgagacatggattgtgtacgtgtgccattcagagggtgaatgattAGGACAACATATTGAAGTGCCTTAgaacggggtatggtggtagcTGCCAGGCGCACCTgtttgtgtgtcaagaactgcaacgctgttgggtttttcacggtcaacagtttcccatctgtatcaagaatggtcccagcatccctgtggaacgatttcaacaccttgtagagtgaacatgggccagcatccctgtggaacgatttcaacaccttgtagagtgaacatgggccagcatccctggagtcaacatgggtcagcatccctggagtgaacatgggccagcatccctggagtcaacatgggccagcatccctgtggaacgatttcaacaccttgtagagtgaacatgggccagcatccctggagtgaacatgggccagcatccctggagtgaacatgggccagcatccctggagtcaacatgggccagcatccctgtggaacgatttcaacaccttgtagagtgaacatgggccagcatccctggagtgaacatgggccagcatccctggagtgaacatgggccagcatctctggagtgaacatgggccagcatccctgtggaacgatttcaacaccttgtagagtgaacatgggccagcatccctgtggaacgctttcaacaccttgtagagtgaacatgggccagcatccctgtggaacgctttcaacaccttgtagagtcaacataggccagcatccctgtggaacgctttcaacaccttgtagagtgaacatgggccagcatccctgtggaacgctttcaacaccttgtagagtccacatgggccagcatccctgtggaacgatttcaacaccttgtagagtccacatgggccagcatccctgtggaacgctttcaacaccttgtagagtccacatgggccagcatccctgtggaacgatttcaacaccttgtagagtccacatgggccagcatccctgtgaaacactttcaacaccttgtagagtccacatgggccagcatccctgtggaacactttcaacaccttgtagagtccacatgggccagcatccctgtggaacactttcaacaccttgtagagtccacatgggccagcatccctgtggaacactttcaacactcaGAGtctacatgggccagcatccctgtggaacactttcaacacttgtagagtccacatgggccagcatcctcgtgggaacactttcaacaccttgtagagtccacatgggccagcatccctgtggaacactttcaacaccttgtagagtccacatgggccagcatccctgtggaacactttcaacaccttgtagagtccacatgggccagcatccctgtggaacactttcaacaccttgtagagtccacatgggccagcatccctgtggaacactttcaacaccttgtagagtccacaagggccagcatccctgtggaacactttcaacaccttgtagagtccccgcccggatgaattgaggctgttctgacggcaaaagaggtgcaactcaatattaggaaggtgttcctaatgttcatTCAGTGTATAATACTTCAAACAGCTCTCGTCAAGAGTCAAGCCTCTCTAGCGCAGAGATCTCcttttctgttcttctgaaaacaatgtcttctctcactccctccgtcAGGTATAAGAACAATGTGGTGATAGATGAGAAGGCCCATCCTGACAAATACACAGCAGAGAGTAACTACAACATGCACTCTCTGGAAATCAAGAGGTAGGTAGCTGTAGTAATCCTGACAACACTCTCTGTAGATCAAGAGGTAGGTTGACGTAGCAGCTATAGTAACCCTGACAACACTCTCTGTAGATCAAGAGGGAGTTGCCATAATAGCTATAGTAACCCTGACAACACTCTCTGTAGATCAAGAGGTAGGTTGACGTAGCAGCTATAGTAACCCTGACAACACTCTCTGTAGATCAAGAGGGAGTTGCCGTAGTAGCTATAGTAACCCTGACAACACTCTCTGTAGATCAAGAGGGAGTTGCCGTAGTAGCTGTAGTAATCCTGACAACACTCTCTGTAGATCAAGAGGGAGTTGCCGTAGTAGCTATAGTAACCCTGACAACACTCTCTGTAGATCAAGAGGTAGGTTGACGTAGCAGCTATAGTAACCCTGACAACACTCTCTGTAGATCAAGAGGTAGGTTGacgtagtagctgtagtaacccTGACAACACTCTCTGTAGATCAAGAGGTAGGTTGccgtagtagctgtagtaacgcTGAAAACACTCTCTGTAGATCAAGAGGTAGGTTGccgtagtagctgtagtaacccTGACAACACTCTCTGTAGATCAAGAGGTAGGTTGccgtagtagctgtagtaacgcTGACAACACTCTCTGTAGATCAAGAGGTAGGTAGCTGTAGTAACCCTGACAACACTCTCTGTAGATCAAGAGGCAGGTTGccgtagtagctgtagtaacccTGACAACACTCTCTGTAGATCAAGAGGTAGGTTGCCGTAGTAGCTatagtaaccctaaccctgtatggtTGTATGGTATAtcagacagggctgtgttgtggttgttgtggaggtgttgtaATGTCTGTGTTCTGCCTTGTAGCTGTGACTTCCTGGACACGGCTCAGTACCGTGTGTCTGCTCTCAACATAAAGGGGGAGAGCTCCTCCGTGGCCACCGTGGTTATCAAGAGTATGTTCTCTCAAATCATGTACTTACATCTCttctgtatctttaattataacTTATTTTGCCAATATAGTTTATATTGTGCTCAACTTGCTGAATCAAATATGTGTTATTCATATTTATTTACATATTCATTTACATATCCACCAGGGTTCCAGGAGGGACAGAAAGTGGGAACTCTTGATGCTAAACCACGTGAGTCTAGTCTGAAatctgcctcctgtctgtctctctgtatgtttaGATGTTAACCCTAAACCACGTGAGTCTAGtctggtccctgtctgtctctctgtatgtttaGATGTTAACCCTAAACCACGTGAGTCTAGtctggtccctgtctgtctctctgtatgtttaGATGTTAACCCTAAACCATGTGAGTCTAGTCTGGtccctgtctgtatctctgtatgtttAGATGTTAACCCTAAACCACGTGAGTCTAGtctggtccctgtctgtctctctgtatgtttaGATGTTAACCCTAAACCACGTGAGTCTAGtctggtccctgtctgtctctctgtatgtttaGATGTTAACCCTAAACCACGTGAGTCTAGtctggtccctgtctgtctctctgtatgtttaGATGTGTTAACCCTAAACCATGTGAGTCTAGtctggtccctgtctgtctctctatatgttGTAAAGGTGTCATGGTATAGTTCAGTATGACTGTTGTCTTAGTtctagtctcctgtctgtctctctgcactgtagAGGTTGTCTTAGTTCTGTAGATGTTGTccctcatctgtctgtctctctgcactgtagAGGTTGTccctcatctgtctgtctctctgcactgtagAGGTTGTccctcatctgtctgtctctctgcactgtagAGGTTGTCTTAGTTCTGTAGATGTTGTccctcatctgtctgtctctctgcactgtagAGGTTGTccctcatctgtctgtctctctgcactgtagAGGTTGTccctcatctgtctgtctctcttttagATGGGTTCTGCTCGGAGCACGGCGTGACATTTGAGACAGCCATCATAGACTCGTTTGAGGTGGCGTTCGGCCGGGAGGGAGAGACTCTAAGTCTGGGCTGCACCGTAATCGTCTATCCCACCGTTAAACGCTACCAGCCTGATGTCCTCTGGTACAGAGATGGTGGGTAGCAACACACACTGTTAAACACTACCAGCCTGATGTCCTCTGGTACAGAGATGGTGGGTAGCAACACACACTGTTAAACACTACCAGCCTGATGTCCTCTGGTACAGAGAT contains:
- the LOC135566376 gene encoding myomesin-1-like, whose product is YKNNVVIDEKAHPDKYTAESNYNMHSLEIKSCDFLDTAQYRVSALNIKGESSSVATVVIKRFQEGQKVGTLDAKPHGFCSEHGVTFETAIIDSFEVAFGREGETLSLGCTVIVYPTVKRYQPDVLWYRD